In the genome of Xanthomonas translucens pv. cerealis, one region contains:
- the folE gene encoding GTP cyclohydrolase I FolE, whose amino-acid sequence MADSKKTPDTPVTQDQAEAAVRTLLRWAGEDPDREGLLDTPRRVAEAYGDWFSGYQADPRQYLLRTFEEVADYDEMIVLRDIEYESHCEHHMAPIIGKVHVGYLPRGKVVGISKLARVVDVYARRFQVQEKMTAQIAQCIQDVLQPLGVGVVVEGAHECMTTRGIHKRGVSMVTSKMLGAFREDARTRAEFLRFIDAGVR is encoded by the coding sequence ATGGCCGATTCCAAGAAGACCCCTGACACCCCCGTTACCCAGGACCAGGCCGAAGCCGCCGTGCGCACCTTGCTGCGCTGGGCCGGCGAGGACCCGGACCGCGAGGGCCTGCTGGACACGCCGCGGCGCGTGGCCGAGGCCTATGGCGACTGGTTCAGCGGTTACCAGGCCGACCCGCGCCAGTACCTGCTGCGCACGTTCGAAGAAGTGGCCGATTACGACGAAATGATCGTGCTGCGCGACATCGAATACGAAAGCCATTGCGAGCACCACATGGCGCCGATCATCGGCAAGGTGCATGTGGGCTACCTGCCGCGCGGCAAGGTGGTGGGCATCAGCAAGCTGGCGCGCGTGGTCGATGTCTACGCGCGGCGCTTCCAGGTGCAGGAGAAGATGACCGCGCAGATCGCGCAATGCATCCAGGACGTGCTGCAGCCGCTGGGCGTGGGCGTGGTGGTGGAAGGCGCGCACGAGTGCATGACCACCCGCGGCATCCACAAGCGCGGCGTCAGCATGGTCACCTCGAAGATGCTAGGCGCCTTCCGCGAGGACGCGCGCACCCGCGCCGAGTTCCTGCGCTTCATCGACGCCGGGGTGCGCTGA
- a CDS encoding alpha/beta hydrolase family protein has translation MALLCNRLTLRALSMIGVAAAALPLAASAAPARGTLLKSSVLTSYTHQAIGAILADEQSTDQATCDVRLTEFTYATIGVNGEPATASGALLVPGGSQCAGPFPLVSYSQGTESLRHAEQAKGIRDAKGNDILVTHFATQGYAVVSSDYLGIGQSNYRFHPYLHAASEASASIDALRAARQLLQRLNTPLSGKVMVTGYSQGGHSAMATQREIEAHLSNEFHLVASAPISGPYALSQTFRDSWSGHNAVGENTFGIVLSSYAVIGMQRTYHNIYLAPSQVFQDPWSSKVEALFPGTQSLTDLALGDTLPGIDKVRSYYQPGFYNDFASNPNNPFLRDLERNDLLSWTPRTPTLLCGSDNDATVPLKNATTAIAAFKARGSNQVSMLDLGSGDPNDNSALEHLLTKEACTIAVRQQLFDKYR, from the coding sequence ATGGCCCTACTGTGCAACCGGCTGACGCTGCGCGCTCTTTCCATGATTGGCGTTGCGGCGGCCGCACTGCCCCTGGCCGCGTCGGCGGCACCGGCGCGCGGCACACTGCTCAAGAGCAGTGTCCTGACCAGCTACACCCACCAAGCGATCGGCGCCATCCTGGCCGATGAGCAATCCACCGACCAGGCAACGTGCGACGTCCGCCTCACCGAGTTCACCTACGCCACGATCGGCGTCAACGGCGAACCCGCTACGGCCTCCGGGGCGCTGCTGGTGCCGGGCGGTAGCCAGTGCGCCGGCCCCTTCCCGCTGGTGAGCTACAGCCAGGGCACCGAGTCGCTGCGCCACGCCGAACAGGCCAAGGGCATCCGCGACGCCAAGGGCAACGACATCCTGGTCACCCACTTCGCCACCCAGGGCTACGCGGTGGTCAGCAGCGATTACCTGGGCATCGGCCAGTCGAACTATCGGTTCCACCCCTACCTGCACGCCGCATCCGAAGCCAGCGCCAGCATCGACGCACTGCGCGCCGCGCGCCAGCTCCTGCAGCGGCTCAATACTCCCCTGTCGGGCAAGGTCATGGTGACCGGCTACTCGCAGGGCGGGCATTCCGCCATGGCCACCCAGCGCGAGATCGAAGCGCACCTGTCCAACGAGTTCCACCTGGTCGCCAGCGCGCCGATCTCCGGCCCGTATGCGCTCAGCCAGACCTTCCGCGACAGCTGGAGCGGCCACAATGCCGTGGGTGAGAACACCTTCGGCATCGTACTGAGCAGCTACGCCGTGATCGGCATGCAGCGCACGTACCACAACATCTACCTCGCCCCGTCGCAGGTGTTCCAGGACCCGTGGTCCAGCAAGGTGGAAGCGCTGTTCCCAGGCACGCAGAGCCTGACCGACCTGGCGCTAGGCGATACCTTGCCAGGCATCGACAAGGTGCGCAGCTACTACCAGCCGGGCTTCTACAACGACTTCGCCAGCAACCCCAACAACCCGTTCCTGCGCGACCTGGAGCGCAACGACCTGCTGTCCTGGACGCCGCGTACCCCGACCCTGCTGTGCGGCTCGGATAACGACGCCACCGTCCCGCTGAAGAACGCCACCACTGCCATCGCCGCGTTCAAAGCCCGCGGCAGCAATCAGGTGTCCATGCTCGACCTCGGTTCCGGCGATCCCAACGACAACAGCGCGCTCGAGCACCTGCTGACCAAGGAAGCCTGCACCATCGCCGTGCGCCAGCAATTGTTCGACAAGTACCGCTGA
- a CDS encoding SymE family type I addiction module toxin, with protein MRKPPSRPAATPRKRAPHQPAQFRDWTIVEPTLTPMLTPEQIAAELAAEQARAPRAPRRTRPPQRCKMGYGYYPASNQLVPALRLRGRWLEQLGFTIGSTLRIEVRAGELVVRVAEAC; from the coding sequence ATGCGTAAGCCGCCTTCCCGACCCGCCGCCACACCGCGCAAGCGTGCGCCGCACCAGCCAGCGCAATTTCGCGACTGGACCATCGTGGAGCCGACGCTCACGCCGATGCTGACGCCCGAGCAGATCGCCGCCGAACTTGCCGCTGAGCAGGCCCGCGCGCCGCGCGCACCGCGCCGCACGCGCCCGCCGCAGCGGTGCAAGATGGGTTACGGCTATTACCCGGCCAGCAACCAGCTGGTGCCGGCGCTGCGCCTGCGCGGGCGCTGGCTGGAACAGCTGGGCTTTACCATCGGCAGCACGCTGCGCATCGAGGTGCGCGCCGGCGAACTGGTGGTGCGCGTGGCCGAAGCGTGCTGA
- a CDS encoding helix-turn-helix transcriptional regulator produces the protein MTQAELAARVGVSVPTVGKLERGDPALSLSTMLRVLTALGLDKDIDLLARHDEVGRQLQDSQLRRTNAKRESTP, from the coding sequence ATGACTCAGGCCGAACTCGCCGCCCGGGTGGGCGTGAGCGTGCCCACGGTAGGCAAACTCGAGCGCGGCGATCCTGCCCTCAGCCTGTCCACCATGCTGCGCGTGCTGACCGCGCTGGGCCTGGACAAGGACATCGACCTGCTGGCCCGCCACGACGAGGTGGGCCGCCAGTTGCAGGACAGCCAGTTGCGGCGCACGAACGCGAAGCGGGAGTCCACGCCGTGA
- a CDS encoding type II toxin-antitoxin system HipA family toxin, whose amino-acid sequence MSCAADEVQDLNQVEVWLDDAALGGRALVGHLTRRPSRTGDTLQFHYADGWVDQAAPIRAFALDPQLPLHRGPLVARDGASALTGAFVDCSPDRWGKHLMDRREVIDAREHHRRVRALRPWDYLIGVNDASRMGALRLRSRDGRYLDDHAPSAPPMTELRALEAIAVRVERGDSDDSDDSDHDIRWIKPLVAPGASLGGARPKASVRDADGTLWLAKFPSSDDRHDVGLWEFVTYRLSLAAGIAMPAARQLALSALGTTYAVQRFDRASTARRAYASAFTLLDVDDSEGSSYVELAHAIENHGVAAAIADDLRQLFRRVAFNVLVGNRDDHLRNHGFLREPGGWRLSPAFDVNPNPDKDAHVLAIGLDDPTPDMRLLLDTCAYYRLRKTQAGEIIEQVRAAVRGWKEQARRCGARGAEIAVMDAVIDAER is encoded by the coding sequence GTGAGCTGCGCTGCCGATGAGGTGCAGGACCTCAACCAGGTCGAGGTCTGGCTGGACGACGCCGCACTCGGCGGCCGCGCGCTGGTCGGCCACCTGACCCGCCGGCCCAGCCGCACGGGCGACACGCTCCAGTTCCACTATGCCGACGGTTGGGTGGACCAGGCAGCGCCGATCCGCGCCTTTGCGCTGGATCCGCAGTTGCCGCTGCACCGCGGCCCGTTGGTCGCGCGCGACGGCGCCAGTGCGTTGACCGGCGCGTTCGTGGACTGCTCGCCCGACCGCTGGGGCAAGCACCTGATGGACCGGCGCGAGGTAATCGATGCGCGCGAGCACCATCGCCGGGTGCGCGCGCTGCGCCCGTGGGATTACTTGATTGGCGTCAACGATGCGTCCCGGATGGGCGCGCTGCGCCTGCGCTCGCGCGACGGGCGTTATCTGGACGACCACGCGCCGAGCGCGCCGCCGATGACCGAGTTGCGCGCGCTGGAGGCCATTGCGGTGCGCGTGGAACGCGGCGACAGCGACGACAGCGACGACAGCGACCATGACATCCGATGGATCAAGCCATTGGTGGCGCCCGGCGCATCGTTGGGCGGCGCCAGACCCAAGGCCAGCGTGCGCGACGCCGATGGCACGCTGTGGCTGGCCAAGTTCCCTTCCAGCGACGACCGCCACGACGTGGGTCTGTGGGAATTCGTGACCTACCGGCTGTCGCTGGCGGCGGGGATCGCCATGCCTGCCGCACGCCAGCTCGCCCTGTCCGCGCTTGGCACCACGTACGCGGTACAGCGCTTCGACCGGGCCAGCACCGCGCGCCGTGCCTACGCGTCCGCCTTCACCCTGCTGGACGTGGACGACAGCGAGGGCAGCAGCTACGTCGAGCTTGCCCATGCCATCGAGAACCACGGCGTGGCCGCGGCGATCGCCGACGACTTGCGGCAGTTGTTCCGCCGCGTGGCGTTCAATGTGCTGGTCGGCAACCGCGACGACCACCTGCGCAACCACGGGTTCCTGCGCGAGCCCGGCGGCTGGCGGCTGTCGCCGGCGTTCGACGTGAATCCCAATCCAGACAAGGACGCCCACGTGCTGGCCATCGGCCTGGACGATCCCACCCCCGACATGCGGCTGCTGCTGGACACCTGCGCGTACTACCGCCTGCGCAAGACGCAGGCGGGCGAGATCATCGAGCAGGTCCGCGCGGCCGTGCGCGGCTGGAAAGAGCAGGCCCGGCGCTGCGGCGCGCGCGGCGCCGAGATCGCGGTGATGGACGCGGTCATCGACGCGGAGCGCTGA
- a CDS encoding restriction endonuclease translates to MGRKRGNTGFDALAALPWPLGLAAGIAGFLVVRYGLAWWLSQHGGMLAQGIAQQSDSTLAPLAWIVLLVCWMAALFSFLSARHRRRLLDTRTTLESLAAGGWRQFELLVGEAFRRQGYSVEETGLGGADGGIDLILRKDGHRTLVQCKQWKRQQVGVSVVREMYGLLAHHQAQAVKIVCIGSYTKDAARFAQAKPIELIGGERLLEMIQAAQRGGAAVTSSKPRIEPALAPAIDAAAQSPTCRQCGNALVQRTNNRTGEAFLGCSQFPRCRGTG, encoded by the coding sequence ATGGGACGCAAACGGGGAAACACCGGTTTTGACGCGCTGGCAGCATTGCCGTGGCCGCTTGGACTAGCGGCCGGCATCGCTGGCTTTCTTGTTGTGCGCTATGGGCTCGCATGGTGGCTCTCCCAACATGGCGGCATGTTGGCGCAAGGCATCGCGCAACAATCGGACAGCACGCTCGCGCCGCTTGCTTGGATCGTGCTGCTCGTCTGCTGGATGGCTGCGCTGTTCTCCTTCCTAAGCGCACGCCATCGCCGCCGCTTGCTGGACACCCGCACCACCCTGGAAAGCCTCGCCGCCGGCGGCTGGCGCCAATTCGAACTACTTGTCGGCGAAGCCTTCCGCCGGCAAGGCTACAGCGTGGAAGAGACCGGCCTGGGCGGCGCCGACGGCGGCATCGACTTGATCCTGCGCAAGGACGGTCACCGCACGCTGGTGCAGTGCAAGCAATGGAAGCGGCAGCAGGTCGGCGTTAGCGTCGTGCGCGAGATGTATGGACTGCTGGCGCATCACCAGGCACAGGCGGTGAAGATCGTTTGTATCGGCAGCTATACGAAAGATGCGGCACGGTTTGCACAGGCCAAACCGATCGAGCTGATCGGTGGCGAGCGCTTGTTAGAGATGATCCAGGCGGCACAACGCGGCGGCGCCGCGGTGACATCCTCCAAACCCCGTATCGAACCGGCACTCGCTCCAGCAATCGACGCTGCCGCTCAATCGCCCACATGCCGACAGTGTGGGAACGCTCTAGTACAGAGGACTAACAATCGTACGGGTGAAGCCTTTCTTGGCTGCAGCCAGTTTCCGCGATGCCGAGGAACCGGATAA
- a CDS encoding AAA family ATPase has protein sequence MQIESIEIKNYRLFRDTKLTHVPRLCVLVGANGTGKSTLFDVFSFLKDSLSMNVGKAIAKRGGYREVASRGFANEPIEFTLQFRLEITGKERLVTYVLKIAPGIGSRVEIEREVLRYKRGSYGAPFRFLDFAHGKGYAITNEEEFSKKDEELTREEQELDSPDILAIKGLGQFERFKAASAFRLMIENWHVSDFHVSEARPSQEDGFAEHLSTRGDNLPLVANYLYENHRDRFDRVLQAMSRRVPGVSVVQPQQTVDGRLVLRFQDGSFKDPFIGRYVSDGTIKMFAYLVLLNDPKPYPLLAVEEPENQLYPELLPDLAEEFREYARRGGQVFISTHSPDFLNALTLDEIYCLRKEGGFTTITRASDSENLRALFEAGDLPGYLWKQGLFEGLNRDVA, from the coding sequence ATGCAGATCGAATCCATAGAAATCAAGAACTACAGGCTGTTCCGTGACACCAAGCTGACCCATGTGCCACGGCTTTGCGTTCTTGTAGGCGCCAATGGCACCGGGAAATCGACATTGTTCGACGTGTTCTCTTTCCTGAAAGACTCCCTATCCATGAACGTGGGTAAGGCGATCGCGAAGCGTGGTGGCTATCGAGAGGTTGCCAGCCGCGGTTTCGCAAACGAGCCAATCGAATTCACCCTTCAGTTCCGACTGGAGATCACCGGTAAAGAGCGGCTGGTGACATATGTGCTGAAAATCGCGCCTGGTATCGGGTCGCGCGTGGAAATCGAGCGTGAGGTGTTGCGTTATAAACGTGGCAGCTATGGTGCACCGTTCCGCTTCCTGGATTTCGCGCATGGCAAGGGGTACGCGATCACCAATGAAGAAGAGTTCTCCAAGAAGGACGAAGAACTCACCCGGGAAGAGCAGGAGTTGGATTCTCCCGACATTCTGGCTATCAAGGGTCTGGGTCAGTTCGAGCGATTCAAGGCGGCCAGTGCGTTTCGCTTGATGATCGAGAACTGGCATGTCTCCGATTTCCACGTCTCCGAAGCCAGGCCGAGCCAAGAGGATGGTTTTGCAGAGCATTTGTCGACCCGCGGGGACAACCTCCCGCTGGTTGCCAACTACCTCTACGAAAACCATCGCGATCGATTCGATCGGGTATTGCAGGCGATGAGCCGGCGCGTTCCTGGTGTGTCGGTGGTGCAGCCGCAACAGACCGTGGATGGCCGCCTCGTGTTGCGCTTCCAGGATGGAAGCTTCAAGGATCCTTTTATTGGCCGTTACGTCTCTGACGGCACAATCAAGATGTTCGCGTATCTAGTCCTGCTGAACGACCCCAAGCCCTACCCGTTGCTGGCCGTCGAAGAGCCGGAGAACCAGCTCTATCCGGAGCTTCTGCCGGATCTGGCCGAAGAGTTCCGTGAATATGCCAGGCGCGGCGGGCAAGTCTTCATTTCCACGCATTCACCGGATTTCCTGAATGCGTTGACGTTGGACGAGATCTATTGCCTGCGCAAGGAGGGTGGATTCACCACCATCACCCGTGCCAGTGACTCGGAGAATCTACGTGCGTTGTTCGAAGCAGGGGATTTGCCTGGCTATCTTTGGAAGCAGGGACTGTTCGAGGGTCTGAATCGGGACGTGGCCTAA
- a CDS encoding antitoxin, giving the protein MSRLTIDLSDQQHQSLKALAALQGKTIKQYALERLFPGDVDADRTWQELKAVLGARIDEGLAGKVSAKSVGDILDEELAEGRRV; this is encoded by the coding sequence ATGAGCCGGTTGACCATCGATCTCAGCGATCAGCAGCACCAGAGCCTCAAGGCGCTGGCCGCGTTGCAGGGCAAGACCATCAAGCAATACGCGCTCGAACGCTTGTTCCCCGGCGATGTGGACGCCGATCGGACGTGGCAGGAATTGAAAGCCGTGTTGGGAGCGCGCATCGACGAGGGACTTGCGGGCAAGGTGTCCGCCAAGAGCGTCGGCGACATTCTCGATGAGGAACTGGCCGAGGGCCGCCGCGTTTGA
- a CDS encoding type II toxin-antitoxin system RelE/ParE family toxin: MSNASHRAAPRATSWVERLDPWIAAIVSAVLHLLMLLLLLLADPPTMNTPQGAASGGRTKVDFIGATRQPVPPVKTPLSPQPKHKPAPVKARPATSPVQSTLVAQADDPVPPPAPVAAASAPALPAPTPAEQPAPPQPDPAAQQQTQAAASEPEPTRRRETWTGRPPGAIDQDLGPNEAGLVRDGGGRGGRRGDLSDAGPSMELGGYLVYYDLRSETLLRAWMDQGMKEFFILLPGTQYRMACPLEIAMKRGSGKCRALPPDSPELKAIGDAREVITMLQVYKQGELVWRGPGPYK; encoded by the coding sequence ATGAGCAACGCGTCGCATCGCGCGGCTCCCCGGGCAACCTCCTGGGTCGAACGCCTGGACCCCTGGATTGCCGCCATCGTCAGCGCCGTGCTGCACCTGCTGATGTTGCTGCTGTTGTTGCTGGCCGACCCGCCCACCATGAACACCCCGCAAGGCGCGGCCAGCGGCGGCCGCACCAAGGTGGACTTCATCGGCGCCACGCGCCAGCCCGTGCCACCGGTCAAGACGCCGCTCAGCCCGCAGCCCAAGCACAAACCCGCACCGGTCAAGGCGCGGCCGGCAACCTCGCCGGTGCAGTCCACCCTGGTCGCGCAGGCCGACGACCCGGTACCGCCGCCCGCTCCGGTCGCCGCCGCCAGCGCGCCCGCTCTGCCAGCGCCCACGCCGGCAGAGCAGCCAGCACCGCCGCAACCGGACCCGGCCGCGCAGCAACAGACCCAGGCCGCCGCCAGCGAACCCGAACCGACCCGGCGCCGCGAGACCTGGACCGGGCGCCCGCCGGGCGCGATCGACCAGGACCTCGGCCCCAACGAGGCCGGCCTGGTGCGCGACGGCGGCGGTCGTGGCGGCCGCCGCGGCGACCTCAGCGACGCCGGCCCCAGCATGGAACTGGGCGGCTACCTGGTCTATTACGACCTGCGCAGCGAAACCCTGCTGCGCGCCTGGATGGACCAAGGCATGAAGGAATTCTTCATCCTGCTGCCCGGCACCCAATACCGCATGGCCTGCCCCCTGGAAATCGCGATGAAGCGCGGCTCCGGCAAATGCCGCGCGCTGCCGCCAGACTCCCCGGAACTGAAGGCCATCGGCGACGCCCGCGAGGTCATCACCATGCTGCAGGTCTACAAGCAGGGCGAACTGGTCTGGCGCGGCCCGGGACCGTACAAATAG
- a CDS encoding MFS transporter, with product MHAPSRSNASAAPGSLRRSVSNTLKGSAGNLVEWYDVYVYSVFAVYFESQFFSKEDKNATMFVWAIFAMTFLMRPIGAWYFGRFADRYGRRLALTISVSLMALCSFAIAVTPTVATIGVAAPIVLLLARLLQGFATGGEYGTSATYMSEAAIPGRRGFLSSFHYVTLVGGHVLAQTTLLLMLHFADKGWVSEWGWRLAFCLGGVGALVVFWLRRTMDESLGSDAIAEAKKGGARSAGSLHELFVHQWRPLLLCFLVTAGGTIAFYTYSVTGPKMIQTAFAGDDVMAGTLINLVALTVLMLMQPVGGWLSDIVGRKTLLVFFGIGGVLYTWFLVLQLPRQSDWLTAFAILTGGFVILTGYTSINAVVKAELFPTHIRALGVGLGYALANSAFGGTAPLLYQASLKTGHVTTFVWYATAVIAVSLVVYMVFLSNKGANWLDDERAMRERRAAKAAAQRG from the coding sequence ATGCACGCGCCTTCTCGGTCCAATGCCAGCGCCGCGCCGGGCAGCCTTCGTCGCTCGGTCTCCAATACGCTCAAGGGTTCGGCCGGCAACCTGGTCGAGTGGTACGACGTCTACGTCTATTCGGTGTTCGCCGTCTATTTCGAATCGCAGTTCTTTTCCAAGGAAGACAAGAACGCCACGATGTTCGTGTGGGCGATCTTCGCGATGACCTTCCTGATGCGGCCGATCGGCGCGTGGTATTTCGGCCGTTTCGCCGACCGCTACGGCCGGCGCCTGGCGCTGACTATCTCGGTGTCGCTGATGGCGCTGTGTTCGTTCGCGATCGCGGTGACGCCTACGGTGGCCACGATCGGCGTCGCCGCGCCGATCGTGCTGTTGCTGGCGCGGCTGCTGCAGGGTTTTGCGACCGGTGGCGAGTACGGCACCAGCGCCACTTACATGTCCGAGGCGGCGATCCCCGGCCGGCGCGGCTTCCTGTCCTCGTTCCACTACGTGACCCTGGTCGGCGGCCATGTGCTGGCGCAAACCACGCTGCTGCTGATGCTGCATTTCGCCGACAAGGGCTGGGTGTCCGAATGGGGCTGGCGCCTGGCGTTCTGCCTGGGCGGCGTCGGCGCGCTGGTGGTGTTCTGGCTGCGCCGCACGATGGATGAGTCGCTGGGCTCGGACGCCATTGCCGAGGCCAAGAAGGGCGGGGCGCGTTCGGCCGGTTCGCTGCACGAGCTGTTCGTGCACCAGTGGCGGCCGCTGCTGCTGTGCTTCCTGGTGACTGCGGGCGGCACCATCGCCTTCTACACGTATTCGGTCACCGGGCCGAAAATGATCCAGACCGCGTTCGCCGGCGACGACGTGATGGCCGGCACCCTCATCAACCTGGTGGCGCTGACCGTGCTGATGCTGATGCAGCCGGTCGGCGGCTGGCTGTCGGACATTGTCGGGCGCAAGACGCTGCTGGTGTTCTTCGGCATCGGCGGCGTGCTCTACACCTGGTTCCTGGTGCTGCAACTGCCCAGGCAGAGCGACTGGCTGACCGCGTTCGCGATCCTGACCGGCGGCTTTGTGATCTTGACCGGCTATACCTCGATCAACGCGGTGGTCAAGGCCGAGCTGTTCCCCACGCACATCCGCGCGCTGGGTGTGGGCCTGGGCTACGCGCTGGCCAACTCGGCCTTCGGCGGCACTGCGCCGCTGCTGTACCAGGCCTCGCTGAAGACCGGCCACGTGACCACGTTCGTCTGGTATGCCACGGCGGTGATCGCGGTGTCGCTGGTGGTGTACATGGTCTTCCTGAGCAACAAGGGCGCGAACTGGCTCGACGACGAGCGTGCGATGCGCGAGCGCCGAGCCGCGAAGGCGGCGGCCCAGCGCGGCTGA
- a CDS encoding methyl-accepting chemotaxis protein: MHLFSNLRIGQRLALGFLAIIVLMILLTVVGIQRVHSIDQRLTAINQVNSVKQRYAINFRGSVHDRAIALRDVVLLDDPASRQATEHAIDALAADYARAAQPLDGLLGASADPQEQAILRRIQEIERRTMPLIAQVRSLREAGARERAQTLLLQQARPAFVDWLASINAFIDLQEAKNRQAAKDAMAMARGFAVLMIGCTVLALLLGATIALLLTRRVVRPLLQSLRMAERIGAGDLSSPDTSTANDESGQLLRAMQQMQRRLHDVISAQREMAARHDVGAISYRMDAQRFPGEYGRMVADTNALVDGHVQTQLRITDIMGRYAIGDLRQDIAHYPGEKAAISAAMQQVKQNLHAINVQIQTLAEAACAGDFAHRGQPARFEYAFRAMVENLDTMMATADDNLARFSALLRGIAEGDLTVRMAGNFHGVFATMRDNANSTVHRLTDIVAQIQRTTNSIGFAAEDIARGNQELAQRSEQQAASLEQTVASMEALTSTVKQNAEHAQRANHLALGAASVATEGRDVVGQAVETMHGIEAASKRIADIIAVIDSIAFQTNILALNAAVEAARAGEQGKGFAVVAAEVGTLAHRASSAAKEIKTLIDDSVQRVSHGAALVHKAGTTMDQVVSSVQHVTDIMGHISAASREQANGIAQVNQTIARMDETTQQNLALVEEASTAGRALEDQSAQLTLAVDVFRVAAHA, translated from the coding sequence ATGCACCTCTTCTCGAATCTGCGCATCGGCCAGCGCCTCGCGCTCGGTTTCCTCGCCATCATCGTGCTGATGATCCTGCTCACCGTCGTCGGCATCCAGCGCGTGCACAGCATCGACCAGCGCCTGACCGCCATCAACCAGGTCAACAGCGTCAAGCAGCGCTATGCGATCAATTTCCGCGGCAGCGTGCACGACCGCGCCATCGCCCTGCGCGACGTGGTGCTGCTGGACGACCCGGCGAGCCGGCAGGCGACCGAGCACGCGATCGACGCGCTCGCTGCCGACTACGCGCGCGCGGCGCAACCGCTGGACGGCCTGCTCGGCGCCTCCGCCGACCCGCAGGAACAGGCCATCCTGCGACGGATCCAGGAGATCGAACGGCGCACGATGCCGCTGATCGCGCAGGTGCGCAGCCTGCGCGAGGCCGGCGCCAGGGAGCGAGCGCAAACGCTGCTGCTGCAACAGGCGCGCCCGGCCTTCGTCGACTGGCTGGCCAGCATCAACGCCTTCATCGATCTGCAGGAAGCCAAGAACCGCCAGGCCGCCAAGGACGCAATGGCCATGGCGCGCGGCTTCGCCGTGCTGATGATCGGCTGCACCGTGCTGGCCTTGCTGCTGGGCGCGACGATCGCCCTGCTGCTCACCCGCCGCGTGGTGCGGCCGTTATTGCAGTCGCTGCGCATGGCCGAGCGCATCGGCGCCGGCGACCTGAGCAGCCCGGACACCTCCACCGCCAACGACGAGTCAGGGCAGTTGCTGCGGGCGATGCAGCAGATGCAGCGACGCCTGCACGACGTGATCTCCGCGCAGCGCGAGATGGCCGCCCGCCACGATGTCGGCGCCATCAGCTACCGCATGGACGCACAGCGGTTCCCCGGCGAATACGGGCGCATGGTCGCCGACACCAACGCCCTGGTCGATGGCCACGTGCAGACCCAGTTGCGCATCACCGACATCATGGGCCGCTACGCCATCGGCGACCTGCGCCAGGACATCGCGCACTATCCCGGCGAGAAGGCCGCGATCAGCGCCGCGATGCAACAGGTGAAACAGAACCTGCACGCGATCAACGTGCAGATCCAGACGCTGGCCGAAGCCGCCTGCGCCGGCGACTTCGCCCACCGCGGCCAGCCGGCCAGGTTCGAATACGCCTTTCGCGCCATGGTCGAGAACCTCGACACCATGATGGCCACCGCCGACGACAACCTGGCCAGATTCTCCGCCCTGTTGCGCGGCATCGCCGAGGGCGACCTGACGGTGCGCATGGCCGGCAACTTCCACGGCGTGTTCGCCACCATGCGCGACAACGCCAACAGCACCGTGCACCGGCTCACCGACATCGTCGCCCAGATCCAGCGCACCACCAACAGCATCGGCTTCGCCGCCGAGGACATCGCCCGCGGCAACCAGGAACTGGCCCAGCGCAGCGAACAGCAGGCGGCCAGCCTGGAGCAGACCGTTGCCTCGATGGAAGCGCTGACCTCCACCGTGAAGCAAAACGCCGAACACGCCCAGCGCGCCAACCACCTGGCGCTGGGCGCGGCCAGCGTGGCCACGGAAGGGCGCGACGTGGTCGGCCAGGCGGTGGAGACCATGCATGGCATCGAGGCGGCGTCCAAGCGCATCGCCGACATCATCGCGGTCATCGACAGCATCGCCTTCCAGACCAACATCCTCGCCCTCAACGCCGCGGTGGAAGCCGCGCGCGCCGGCGAGCAGGGCAAAGGCTTCGCGGTGGTGGCCGCGGAAGTGGGTACGCTCGCCCACCGCGCGTCCAGCGCGGCGAAAGAGATCAAGACCCTGATCGACGATTCGGTGCAGCGCGTGAGCCACGGCGCCGCGCTGGTGCACAAGGCCGGCACCACCATGGACCAGGTCGTGTCCAGCGTGCAGCACGTCACCGACATCATGGGGCACATTTCCGCAGCATCGCGCGAGCAGGCCAACGGCATCGCGCAGGTCAACCAGACCATCGCCAGGATGGACGAGACCACCCAGCAGAACCTGGCGCTGGTGGAAGAGGCCAGCACCGCGGGGCGCGCGCTGGAGGACCAGTCGGCGCAGCTCACCCTGGCAGTGGACGTGTTCAGGGTCGCTGCCCACGCCTGA